Within the Streptomyces sp. NBC_00554 genome, the region GGGCTTCTTCGCCGTCGGCCGCCGCCGCTACGACCTCGATGTCGGGGTGGCCGCCGAGCAGCGCGGTGAGGCCGGCCCGGACGACCGGGTTGTCGTCGGCCACGAGTACGCGGAGGGGTGGCGGGCCGGGAAGTGCCTGGTCAGGCATGTGCGGCCTCCTGTTGAGGGGGGTGGGGTGCGCAGGGCGTCGCGGGGAGGGCCAGAGGGAGCGTTACGGCTACCTCTGTGCCTCCCTGGGGGGATCGGCCCAGGTGGATGCGGGCGTTGAGGGTGGCGGCCCGTTCCGACATGCCCAGCAGGCCGAAGTGGCCGGTTTTCGTTGCGTCTTGAAGGGTGGTGGCCCCGGGCAGGCCTCGGCCGTCGTCCTGGACGCGGACCGTGAGATCGGTCTCGGAGGCGTCCAGTTCGATCGTCACCCGCTTCGCGTCCGCGTGGCGGTGGGCGTTCTCCAGGGCCTCGGACACGATCGCCAGGAGGTGGTGGGCGGTGGTGTCGGGGAGGGGCGGGCAGCGGCCACCCTTGTGGTTCAGGGATGTACTGATCTGCGTGTGTGACTCGAAGTCGGCCGTGCGGATGGTGAGTTCGGAGAGGAGGTCAGTGTGGCTGCGCAGGTCCGACAGGAGTGCGCGGGACTCCGCCGCCGCTCTGCGCGCCGCGCCCGCCACCGTTGTCGCCTGGCCCTTGAGCGCCTCCAGCGCCTTCGGGTCCGAGGCGTCCGCCGATGCCGCAAGCGCCTCCGCCGCCAGGGCCAGGCCGTGGAGAGTCTTCGCCACCGAGTCGTGCATCTCGCGGGCCAGGCGGGCTCGTTCGGACTCCACCGCCTCCGCGACGGCGAGGCGGGAGGTCGCCTCGGAGAGTGCCTGGCTGGCCGTACCGAAGCGGAACATCAGGTTGCGGAGGGTGACGCCGATGATGCCGGCGCCGATGCAGAAGCCTGCGATGAGGAGGGTGTTGGCGCCTGCTCCGGGGTGGTGTGCCCAGGCTCTGTACACGGTGAGGAGGACGATCAGCTGCAGGCCCGTGAAGATGCCCGAGCCGCGCCAGCCGTACAGGAGGCCCGCCAGGAGCGGGGTGCAGACCGTCGCGTAGGCGAGGGGGGAGGCCGGGGAGGCGGTCAGGAGGAGGACCGCGCCGAAGGTGAGGTCCACGGCCATGAGGGTGGGGTGGGCCAGGAGGCGGGGGCCGAAGCGGTCCCAGTCTCGGAGCATGGCGTACGAGCCCATGACGCCGAGGACCGCCGCGGCCAGTACGGCGTAGCGGGGTGGGCCGTCCGTGGCGTTGGCCATCGCAACGGGGGCGCCTATCGCTATGGCTGCCCCGCGTACTGCGAAGGCCTGGCGGCATAGGGCCTGTAGGGCGTTCAGTTGGAGGCGGATGCTGCCGGGGGCGGGGGCGTCGTCTGCGAGGTAACCGGCGTCGCCCTTGGGCCAGCCCGCGTCTGCTTCCGGGGGCCCGGCGTCCTGGTTACCGTCGGGGTGGGTGCGCTGCTCGGCGCTTGCGAGGTGCCGCTGTGCCCACCCGTGCCGCCCCTTGCGGCACGCATGCCCACAGCTGGGACGGCAGCTGTGACTGCGGCCGGCGCCCGCGGCCCACAGCCGCGTCAGCCTCATAGTCATCATCGGCCCAAGATCGAGCCGAAGTCGGTGCCCGAGCCCAGGAACATGCCTGTTGCGATCAGGATCATTGTCGCGGGGAGCATGAAGACGAGGGTGACCATCGTGGCCTTGGGGATGGTTTTCGCGGCGCGGCGGCGGGCGTTCTGGGCGTCTGTTCGGCGCATGTCGTTGGCGAGCTGGATGAGGGTGTCGGCGATGGGGGAGCCGAGTTCCTCGCCCTGTTGGAGGGCCGAGACGAACTGGGCGACCTGTTCGGAGGAGTTGCGTTTGCGGAGTTCGTCGAAGGCCTGGCGGCGGCTGACGCCCACGTCCATCTGGCGGAGCGTGATGCGCAGTTCGTCCGCCCAGGGGCCCTCGTACTTCTCGGCGACGCGGTCCAGGGCCTGGCGGAAGCCGAGGCCCGCCGAGACGACGACCGCGAGGACGTCGAGGAAGTCGGGGAGGGTGCGGTCGATGACCTCCTTGCGTTCCCGGACGGCCTGCCAGATGAGGGCGTCGGCGGCCACCACGCCGAAGGCGAAGGTCAGAGCGGCGAGGAAGAGTTGGCCGTTGGAGAGGAAGACGAAGCCGAGTACGACGCCGAAGATGCCGTACACCGCCCGGCGGGCCGCGTAGCGGTTGAGGGTCAGGCCGCCGGGGTTGCCCGCCATGTCGATACGGCGGCGCTTGGCGTCGACCCGGCGGGGGCCCATCAGGCGCAGGACCGAGGGCGCGAAGCGCATGCCGAGGCGGTCGACGGCCGAGTCCGCCTTGGAGACGCGGGTTCCGCCGACCTCCAGGGCGAGCACGAGGTCGGAGGGCAGTTTGGCGTCGGCGCGGATCATGCGGATGCCCAGGAGGACGCCCGCGACCGAGGCGGCCATGAGGAGAGCGAGCAGCAGCGTCAGCAACGTGATCCCTCCCTCATACTTCGATCTTGCCGAGGCGGCGGATGACGAAGAAGCCGACGGCGTAGAGGCCCAGGGACAGCAGGACCAGGCCCTGGCCGAGCGGGGAGCCGGTGACCCGGGCCAGGGCTCCTTCGTTCGAGGAGTTGATCAGCACGAGTGAGCCGATGCCCAGGAACGGGACCGTGAAGGCGGTGGCGTTGACCTCGGAGAGCATCGTGCGGACCTCGCGGCGGGTCTCCTTGCGGTCCTCCAGGGTCTGGGTGAGGTTCCGGAGGGAGCTGACGACCGATCCGCCTGCCTTGTTGGCGAGCACCAAAGTCGTGACCAGGACGATCAGTTCGCGGGACGGGAGGCGTTCGGAGAGTTCGGCGAGGGCGTCCTCGACGGTCCTGCCCATCGTCAACTGGTCGGCCACGTGCGCGAGTTCCTCGCCCGCCGGGGCTTCCAGCTCCTCCGCCGCCATCGCCAGGGCCGTCCGCAGCGCCAGTCCGGCCGCCGTCGCGTTCGCCAGCAGGCGGGCCACGTCGGGGAGTTGGGCGATGAAGGCCTCGATGCGTTTCTGGCGCTGCCAGTTGAGGAAGAAGGCCGCGCTCCAGACGCCCAGGAGGGCGGCGATCGGGCCGAAGAAGGGGGCCAGGGTCGCCGCCGCGATCAGCCACAGCGCCACGACGACGGCGGTGACGTACGTGAAGAACTCCCCCGCCGTCACGTCGAGTCCCGTCGCCGACAGGCGCAGGTGGATCGAGCGGCCGATGCTGGTGCGGCGGACCCGGCGGTCGATGCCCGCGAAGCGGCGTACCCGGCCTGCCGCCGTGCGGAGGGGGCCGGCGCCGGCGAGACGGTCGACCAGTGCCTGGCGCTGGGCGCGTCCGGAGGCGTACGAGTGGATGCCCGCGACGGCGAGTGTGCCGCACAGGATCGTCGCGCCGAGGGCGAGCAGGGCGGGGTTGTTGTTCATGGCTCACACCTCTCAGCCGTGGAAGTCATCCGATGGCCTGCCTCGTGTTCAGTACGTCGATCGCCTCGGCCACTCCGAAGGCCGGTGGCAGCGGTTCGTTGGCGACGTACAGCTTCTCCGCGATGGAGCGCGGGAGCGGGAGGTGCTCGAAGTGGCCGCGAACGACCCGGTCGGGGCCTACGGGGCGGGGGACGAAGCGGGTGACGGGAGCGATGCGGAACTGTTCGCGGCCGTGCGAAACCAGCAGGGCGATCTCGGTGACCTTGCGGGAGCCGTCGGCGTGGCGGGAGAGCTGCACGACGACCTCGACGGCCGAGTTGATCTGGTCCTTCAGGGCCTCGAAGGGGATCTGGACCTCGGACATCGAGCCGAGGGTCTGGAGGCGCATCAGCGCGTCCTCGGCGGAGTTCGAGTGGACCGTGGCGAGCGAACCGTCGTGGCCCGTCGACATGGCCTGGAGCATGTCGAGGGTCTCACCGCCGCGGACCTCACCGACGATGATGCGGTCCGGGCGCATGCGCAGCGAGTTGCGGACCAGGTCGCGGATGGTGATCTGGCCCTTGCCCTCGACGTTCGGGGGCCGGGATTCGAGGCGGATGACGTGCTCCTGCTGGAGCTGGAGTTCGGCCGAGTCCTCGATGGTGATGATGCGTTCGTGGGACGGGATGAGCCCGGAGAGAGCGTTCAGCAGGGTCGTCTTGCCGCTGCCCGTGCCGCCGCTGACGATGACGTTGAAGCGGGCGCGTACGAAGGCCGCGAGGAGCATGAGCATCTGCTCGTCGAGGGTGCCGAGGCCGATCAGCTCGGGCAGGGTGTAGGCGCGGGGGAAGCGGCGGATCGTGAGGGTCGGTCCGGTGAGGGCGAGCGGCGGGATGATGACGTTGACGCGCTCGCCGGTGGGGAGGCGGGCGTCGACCATCGGGTTCGACTCGTCGACCCGCCTGTTGACGGTGGAGACGATCCGCTCGATGGTCTGCATCAACTGCTCGTTGGAGGCGAAGCGGAGCGGGAGCTGCTCCACGCGCCCCGCTCGCTCCACGAAGATCGAGTCCGGGCCGTTGACCATGATCTCGGTGATCGACGCGTCGGCCAGGAGCGGTTCGAGGACGCCGAGTCCGAGCGCCTCGTCGACAACTCGGCGGATCAGCTGGGAGCGTTCCGCGGAGGAGAGAACCGGGCCCTCGCGGCTGATGATGTGGCCGAGGACGCGCTCCAGGCGTACCCGGCGTTCGGCCGCCGCCAGGCTCGACATCTCGGCGAGGTCGATCTCTTCGAGCAGCTTCGAACGGTAGACGGCGACGAGGTGTCCGTCCTCACGGGCGGGTCCCCCCTCGTCGGGGGCGGCGATACGGGAACGCAGACTCATGGCTTCGGCTCCTCCCTGTTGCTGTCAGTCGTCGGTGGGCATGGTGGCGCTGCGGGAGACCGTCACGGGGTTGAAGAGAGGTATGACGGCGGGGACTTGGACGGTGACGGTGGCGGTGGTGAGGTCGGGGCCTTCGGGAGCCGCCACGGCCGGGTTGAGCCAGCCGCTCACCGCGGCCTGACCGGCCGCCGCGCCGTCCCCGCCCTGCGAGGCGACCCGCGCGGCGGCTCGCGCCCCGGTGCCGGCCTGGTTGATGCCGTACCCGATGAGGCCCAGCTGGATGGCGGCCATGCCGACGACGAGCAGGATGGGCAGGAACCCGGTGAACTCCAGGATGGAGACGCCGTGGTCGTCCCGTAGCCGATGCCTCAGGTCTCGGAGCCCAGGCCTCAAGCCCCGGAGCCCAGGCCTCAGGCCCCGCAGCCCAGGCCCCACACCCCGGAGCCGACGCCGTGGTCGAGGGGAGAGCCTCATCCGCCATCACCCTCCAACGCCGCGCCCGCTTCCCCGCTCACGCTCCACCCCGCGTCGAACCCCGGGAAGAACAGCGGTACTTGGACGCTGACGGTGGCCCTCATCAGCGAGCCGGCGGGGGCACACCCGATCTGGGCGCCGTCCCAGGCCCCCGGCAGATGCTCGCTCCCCGCCGCCTGGCACGCACCGCCCACATCGCCGTCGACCGCGTACGCCGCCGTCGCAGCCCGGGCCGCCTCGTCCGCCGCGTTCCCGGCGAGGGAGTACGAGTAGCCGTACAGCACGCACTGCCAGAGGATGGTCATCACGACGAGCAACAGCGGGAACATCCCGGCGAATTCGAGGGTCACGGCCCCCCGGTCGCCGCCCTTGCGGCGGAGTGCCAGCGCTCCGCGGTCCGAGGGTGAGGACTTACGGCGCCTGCCGCCTCCTCCGCCCTCCTGGGCGACGACCAGTCCCAGCTCGCCGGCCAGTGCCCACAGCGCCTGTTTCACCGTGGAGCGGGCGTCCAGGTCCTGGAGGCGGCCGGCGTCGACCACCGACTGGAGTTCCTTGAAGGCGGCGGGTACGGCGGAGCGGGCGACCTTCGTGCCGGTGACCTTCTCGACGAGGGACGGCTGGATCTCCGTGCCGCGGGCGAAGCGGTTGACGACGGTCGTCGTCTCCTCGGCCTTGCGGATCTGGAGGCGGTCCCACATGCGGATCATGCGTTTGGCGGCGCGGACGGCGATCACGTCGGGGGTGACGAGCAGGAGGGCCTGGTCGGCCATCTCGATGGCGGCGGCGGTCGCGGAGTTCATCTGGGATCCGCAGTCGACGATCACGACGTCGTTGCGGGAGCGCAGGGTGGCCAGGACCTGGCGGGCCACCCGGTCGGTGACCTCCTCGCCGCGTTCGCCCTCCGAGGGGGCGAGGAGCAGGCCGAGGCCGGTGTCGTGGGTGTAGACGGCGTCCTGGAGTACGCGGGGGTTGATGTCGCTGATCCCGGCGAGGTCGGCGATCGACCTGCGGAACTGGACGTCGAGGTAGGAGGCCACGTCACCGGACTGGAGGTCCAGGTCGACCAGGGCCACGTCACGCCCCGACGCCCGTGCGGCGAGGGCGAGTTGGACGGCCGTCACCGTCGCGCCCACGCCGCCCTTCGCGCCGGTCACCGTGACGATCGTGCCGCCGGGGCCCGCGTACAGCTCCGGTGTGCCGCTGACCAGGTGGCGGCGCATGCCGAGCGACCACGCGGCGGCCGCCTGGACGCGCTCCGCGAGGGAGTCGTAGGCCAGCGGCAGGCCGATGATGCCGCGGGCGCCTGAGTCCATGGCGGCGGTGAGTACGCCGTTGCCGGTGTCGGCGGTGACGAGGACGACGCCGACCGCCGGGAAACGCATCACCAGGTCCCGGATCAGGTCCAACGCCGGTACGGGGCCTATTCGTTCGTGGACGAGGACGACCTCGGGCAGCTCGTCCAGGGACTCCCCCGCGAGACGCGCGAGGGAGTCGAGGAGAGCGGTCGAGTCGGGGACCGGCGGGGCCGGTTCGGCGTCCGCGAGCTGGCTCAGCAGTGTGGTGAGCGCGCGGGCCGAGTCGATGTCTCCGACGGCCGGGAGGATACGGATGGTCATCGGACCCGCCTATGGGTCGTCACGCCTGGCCGCGTATTCGTCACGCCTGGCCGCGAACACGTGACGCCGGGCCGCGTACTCGTCACGCCGGGCCGCGTGCTGGTCATGCCCGGCCTAGTGGTCGTCATGCCCGGCCTCCTACTTGTCCTCGTCGAGGGTGTACGTGCGGTCGCCGGGAGCGACGGTGCTGTCCGCGCCGCCCGCGACCAGGGCCAGCCGGACGTGTTCGGCGAACGACTCGGCGTACGCGACGCGTTGGGCGTCGACGGTGCCGAGCGCGAAGGTGATGGGGACGGCCTGGGTGGCGGTCCGGCTGCGTTCGGCCGTGGACTGGCCCGGGTCGAGCGCGGTGAGCTTGCCGACGTCGATGACCCGGGCGTTCACCACGATGACCTTGGACTGGTCGACGCCCGTGTCGCCCTCGGCCTCGAAGGTGGCGTAGATGTTGACCCGCGAACCCGGGTTGATCTTGCCCGCGACCCCCGTCGACGCGTCGATCAGGATCGCGATCTCCTGCTGGCCCGCCTCCAGCGCGGGCCGGTCCACGATCATGTCGGCCTGGAGCAGGGAGCCCTTCTCCAGCCGGGTGACCGCGATCTTGCCGCGGATCTGGGAGAGGTCGGTGACGGCCGTGGACGACAGCCACCGCTCGGGCATCTCGACCTTCTCGAACTGGTCGGCCGACAGCTCCTTGTAGGGCGCGATGTCGTCCTTCAGGCGGTACGCCGCGACCTCCGGGCCGACCTTGGAGTTCACGTCACGGATCACCGAGAGCACTCCGGCGAAGGCACCGATGGCGCACAGGGCCGAGAGGACCAGCAGGATGACGCCGCGGCGCTGGCGTGAGTTCATGATCCGGACAACCTCGTTCGTGGGGCGGGGACGGCGGGGTCGAGCGGTCGTACCTGGTGTTGTTCCGTGGTGCTTATGTGGCGCCCGGGGGCAGGGCGCGTACAGAAGAGGCTGCCCGCGCGGTGGCAGCCGGAAGCTCCGATGGGGAGGCCGAAGTCGAACGGATGGACGACGGTGAAGATGATGGCGACGGCGACGGCTGTGCCGATGCCGGTGGCAGTGGCGCCGCGCAGAACCCGCAGCGGTCACCGATGAGTTCGAGCCCGCACCAGTGGCACTGTTCCCGCCGGACGGACGACACGAGCTGGTAGAGCACGGACACGTCGTACAGCCCGGCGGCGAACTCGACGAGCTTCCCGGTCCCCCACCAGCGCGTCGACTCCTCCGGCAGCGGTACGGTCGCGACGCCCTGCACCCGCCAGGCGGGCGCGAGCGTCTCGGTGACCCAGTCGGAGGGTGCCTGGCCGGCGGCGGCGAGCAGCCGCGTGCCGAACTCCGGCCCGGCGAGCTCCTCTTGGCCGACGCGCACGAGCTGCGGTCGCGGATTGGCCAGTACGGCGAACTGGGCGCCCGGCACCCAGGACTTGGCGTGGGACTTCAGGGACACCGGGACCCGGTCGAGCTTGGCGACCGAGCCGAGCAGGGCGCCTGCGTAGATGTAGTGGGCGAGCAGACGCGCGGCGGAGGCGAGTACGCCCGGACTGAAGTCGCAGACCGAGAGCTGCCTCAACTGTTGTGCCAGCAGGGCGACTCCGAGCGGCGGCAGGTCGATGCCGAGCAGTGCGATGCGGTCGCTCTCCAGGACGGAGCGGACGGTGCGCAGTCGCTGTGTCACCTCGCCTGAGACCGAGGCGGGGTAGAGCGAGATGACGTACCCGTGCTGCTCGATGAGCGCGTGCATCCCCAGGAGGGAGCTTTCGAGGGTGTCGAGGGGCTGGACGACTGCGGGCGGGATCTGCCGGTCGTGCGGTGGGAGCACCAGGTCGGGACTGGTGACGGCTATCGCGGTCGGCACGCTGCACACACCCCGTTCGCTGCGGCGGGCCGTTCCCTGCGGCGGAGTGGTCAACCACCGCCTCGGACCGCCCCTGTTTCGCCATGGACCGTCACATATGGCCACAGATCGCCACTGTGACGCCCTCCTGCATCAGCACCATATCCACGGCATGCCCCGCTCAACACCGACTTCGCGAGATCAACTCACTGAAGGTGCGGGCTTGATCAACGGAGAGTGAGGCGCATATGCCACAACTCGGTACGCCAGTAAGGCCGTTGAGGGACCCGAGGGCCGCCAGAGGTCTTGACAACCCAATTGGTCTGGACCACCTTGTACCCCAACAACGGTGGCCACCGTTCCCCATGCCCTCCCCACATCTTCCCCATCCCCTCCCCCTCACCGGAGGTCCCAGTGGACCGCGTATCAGGCATGCCCGGACGCAGACGCACTTGGGCGGGACTCCTCGCCGCCGCCGTCACCGCCTCCTTCCTCACCGTCGCCGGGCTCGCCACCGACGCCGAGGCCGCGGACATCAACAACGCCAAGAACGCCGGCTACGAGTCGGGCCTGACCAACTGGACGTGTTCCGCCGGCAGCGGTACGACCGTCACCTCGCCGGTGCACGGCGGCGCGGCCGCGCTGAAGGGCACGCCGGCCGGGCAGGACAACGCCAAGTGCACCCAGGCCGTCGCCGTCAAGCCCAACTCGACGTACACGCTGAGCGCCTGGGTGCAGGGCGGGTACTCCTACCTCGGCGTGACCGGCACGGGTACGACGGACGTGTCGACCTGGACGCCCGACTCCGCCGCCTGGAAGCAGCTGACGACCACCTTCACCACCGGCTCCTCGACGAGCTCGGTGACGGTGTACACGCACGGCTGGTACGGGCAGGCCGCCTACTATGCCGACGACCTCTCGGTGTTCGGCCCGGACGGCGGCGGTGGCAGCGACCCGGCCCCGACGATCCCCGCGGCCCCGGCCGGTCTGGCCGTCTCCTCCACGTCCTCGTCCTCCGTGTCCCTCGCCTGGAACACGGTCTCGGGCGCGACCGGCTACAACGTCTACCAGGGCAGCACGAAGGTCCAGTCGGTGACTGGCGCCTCGGCGACCGTGTCCTCGCTGGCCGCCTCGACCTCGTACACCTTCCAGGTCACCGCGACGAACTCGGCCGGTGAGTCGGCGAAGTCGGCGGCGGTCACCGGTACGACGACCGCGACCGGCGGCGGGGGCGGCACGCTGCCGAAGCACGCCGTGACCGGCTACTGGCAGAACTTCAACAACGGCGCGACGGTCCAGCGGATCTCCGCCGTCCAGTCCCAGTACGACATCATCGCGGTCTCCTTCGCCGACGCCACGACGACGCCGGGCGCGGTCACCTTCAACCTCGACTCGGCCGGGCTCGGCGGCTACACCGTCGACCAGTTCAAGGCGGACATCGCCGCCAAGAAGGCCGCGGGCAAGAAGGTCATCATCTCCATCGGCGGCCAGAACGGCACGGTGACGATCAACGACTCGACGTCCGCGACGAACTTCGCCAACTCCGTCTACTCGCTGATGACGACGTACGGCTTCGACGGCGTCGACATCGACCTGGAGAACGGTCTCAACGCGACGTACATGTCGCAGGCGCTGAGGTCCCTGTCCAGCAAGGCGGGCTCCTCGCTCATCATCACGATGGCCCCGCAGACGATCGACATGCAGTCCACGTCCAACGCCTACTTCCAGACGGCGCTGAACATCAAGGACATCCTGACCGTCGTCAACATGCAGTACTACAACAGCGGTTCGATGCTCGGCTGCGACGGCAAGGTGTACTCGCAGGGCTCGGTCGACTTCCTGACCGCGCTGGCCTGCATCCAGCTGGAGGGCGGCCTCGCCCCGTCCCAGGTGGGCCTCGGCCTCCCCGCCTCCACCAGCGGCGCGGGCAGCGGCTATGTCTCCCCGACGATCGTGAACAACGCCCTCGACTGCCTCGCCAAGGGCACGGGCTGCGGCACCTTCAAGCCGTCCAGGACCTACCCGGACCTGCGCGGCGCGATGACCTGGTCGACGAACTGGGACGCCACGGCGGGCAACGCGTGGTCGAACGCGGTCGGGCCGCACGTGCACGCGCTGCCGTAGCACCGTCCGGCACTGCACTGCCGTAGCACCGTCCGACACCTCGCCTGTGCGGCGCCGCCGGAAAACCGGCGGCGCCGCACACTTCTTGGTGAGGGATGCCTAAGGCGGGTGTCCTAGACTCTCGGAATCCCGAAGCAGGAGCCTCGCCAGATGACACCCCCCGTGCAGATCCCCACGGACGAGTGCGCCTTCGACGACCCCGAGACCCGGCGGAACTGGCAGCTCGCACGGCTGCGCGCGGGTGCGGTGCTGCCGCCGGTCATCATTCTGCTGCTTGCCACCCTGGTGGTGATGGGGATGCTCGGGGACCGGCCCACGACGCAGCCGATGTGGATGCGCGTCGTCGGCCTCCTGTGTGTCGTCGCGGCCCCGTTCACCTTCGCCTACGCGCTGTACTCGTTGGGTCCTGTCCTGCGCCTGCGCAGGATCCGACGGATTCTTCGTGTGTACCCCTGGGAGTACCGCGCGTCCGTCCGTCCCGCCCCCGGCGTCAAGGACACGATGGCGCTCCCCGTGCGCGTACGGACCGACCCGGACGGCGACTGGTCCAGGACCATGCGGGCGGTCAACCCGCTCCAGCGCAAACGCTGGACGGGCGAGATGGAGCACGGCGCCTGGTTCGCCGGCGACCCCGAGTTCGGCGGAGTGATCGCGCTGCCGGGGGCCACGGACCTCATGACACTGGAACGCGGCACCCGGACTCCCCCGGACCTGCACCGGGAGATCGCCCGCGACAAGGAGCGCATGGCACAGGCCAAGCGGGCCGGAATCGCCACGCTGAGCGCAAGCCTTCGCGCCTAGGGCCGTCCGCGCCCGGCGGGGTGAAACATTTCCGTGGGTCCACCGCATCAATGAAGTGAAGGCAGTTCGGGGGACGTCGGGGGAGTTCATGAGACAGGGCCGGGCCGAGGGGTATCAGGAGTTCGCGGCGGCACGTGCGGGGCACATGTACCGCTCCGCGTGTCTGCTCACCGGTGGGGACACCCATCTCGCCGAGGACCTGGTGCAGGAGACACTCGGCCGGCTGTACGTCAGCTGGGGCCGGGTCTCGCGGGCCGACAACCCCGCGGGGTACGCCCAGACCGTCCTCACCCGTACGTTCCTCGCGCACCAGCGGCGCCGCAGCAGCAGGGAGCGTGCCACCGACACGCTCCCCGACGTCCCCGACCCGCACTCGGCCGACGCCGACATGCCCCTGCGGCTGACCCTGGTCGAGGCGCTCGGCCGGCTGTCCGCCAAGGACCGGGCGGTGGTCGTCCTGCGCTACTGGGAGGACCGCAGCATCGAGGAGACCGCCGACGCGATGAACGTCAGCTCGGCCGCGGTACGCACCCGCTGCGTCCGCGCCCTCGCCCGGCTGCGTGTCCTGCTCGGCGACGCCCTCGGCGAGTACGCCAAGTCCTGAACCGGCGACTGCGCCGGCACCTTAACGACACTTGCAACGACCTAGCGGAGAGGCTGGTTCGCCATGCCCGTTGAAGACACCGAGGAACACTTCGAGGACCGGCTCGGCGCGGCCCTGCACCAGGCAGGCGGGACCTACGAGACCGACCGGCGCACCCTGATCACCGCCGGGGAGGTACGCGGCCGCCGGCTCCTGGTGCGGCGCAAGGCGTCCGTCCTGGGCGGCGTCGCCGGCGTCGCGCTGGTGGGACTGGGCGGGGCGCTGCTCGTACCCGGAGGCGGGGGTGAGGGCGGCGAGCGGTCCGTGGCCGCGAGCGCGGGAGCCTCGAGCACGGGGTCTTCGACCGTGGGCCACGCGACGCCCGACGCGGTCTCCGGCGACGAACTCGTAAGCACCCTCGAAAAGCTGCTCCCCAAGGGCGAGTTCAGCGGACAGCAGTCGCGCGGCACGAACGAGACGCTGCCACCGTACGCAGGGCTCGTGTACGACGACGGCAAGGGCGAGGCGGCCGTAGCCGTCAGCCTCAACCAGGTCGAACCGGGCAGCGAGCAGGCCCGCGCCGCGACCGCGTGCCCGGACAAGGTCCTGTTCGCGTACGACCCCGCGTGCGTGACGAGCAGACTGTCCGACGGCTCGGTGCTCACGATCTTCCAGGGGTACGAGTATCCGGACCTCCGCGTCCAGACGAAGTGGTGGACCGCGGACCTCGTCACCCCGCAGGGACAGCACGTCAACGTGAGCGAGTGGAACGCCGCCGCCGAGAAGGACGCGCCGGTCAGCAGGCCCGAACCGCCCTTGTCCACGGCGCAGTTGAAGAAGGTCGTCACGGCGCAGGCGTGGCTCACCGCCATCGACGCGTACTCCGAGTCCACGGAGAACGCGAAGGAGTCGCTGAAGCCCGAGCAGCCGAAGAACACCGGCCAGCCGCCCGCCGGCATCGACGGCGCGACGATCCGGTCGACGCTCGTCTCCCTGCTCCCCGACGACGTCGAGGTGGTCGGACAGGGCGGCCAGGACACCGAGTACACCTATGTCGTGGTCGACGACGGACAGGGCGAGAGCCTCGTCCAGATCAACGTGCAGCCCGACATGTCGGACGTCGAGGACCAGCTCTTCGGCCCCGACGCCAAGACCCTGCCCGACGGCACGAAGGTCGCCACGCATCAGGGCCCTGGCGAGAAGGGCGGCGCGGGGGTCGTGATGTGGACCGCCGACACCATCAGGACCGACGGCAGGCGTGTGGTGGTCAGCGCCTTCAACTCCGGCAGCCAGGAGCGCGCCGCGACGCGCGGGACTCCGGCGCTCACGATCGAGCAGCTCGAGGCGATCGCCACGAGTGCGAAGTGGCTCGAGCTCGGCTGACATCCAGAAGAGTTCGGCTGACATCCAGAAGAGACCGCTAGA harbors:
- a CDS encoding sensor histidine kinase, with amino-acid sequence MMTMRLTRLWAAGAGRSHSCRPSCGHACRKGRHGWAQRHLASAEQRTHPDGNQDAGPPEADAGWPKGDAGYLADDAPAPGSIRLQLNALQALCRQAFAVRGAAIAIGAPVAMANATDGPPRYAVLAAAVLGVMGSYAMLRDWDRFGPRLLAHPTLMAVDLTFGAVLLLTASPASPLAYATVCTPLLAGLLYGWRGSGIFTGLQLIVLLTVYRAWAHHPGAGANTLLIAGFCIGAGIIGVTLRNLMFRFGTASQALSEATSRLAVAEAVESERARLAREMHDSVAKTLHGLALAAEALAASADASDPKALEALKGQATTVAGAARRAAAESRALLSDLRSHTDLLSELTIRTADFESHTQISTSLNHKGGRCPPLPDTTAHHLLAIVSEALENAHRHADAKRVTIELDASETDLTVRVQDDGRGLPGATTLQDATKTGHFGLLGMSERAATLNARIHLGRSPQGGTEVAVTLPLALPATPCAPHPPQQEAAHA
- a CDS encoding DUF5936 domain-containing protein; this encodes MLTLLLALLMAASVAGVLLGIRMIRADAKLPSDLVLALEVGGTRVSKADSAVDRLGMRFAPSVLRLMGPRRVDAKRRRIDMAGNPGGLTLNRYAARRAVYGIFGVVLGFVFLSNGQLFLAALTFAFGVVAADALIWQAVRERKEVIDRTLPDFLDVLAVVVSAGLGFRQALDRVAEKYEGPWADELRITLRQMDVGVSRRQAFDELRKRNSSEQVAQFVSALQQGEELGSPIADTLIQLANDMRRTDAQNARRRAAKTIPKATMVTLVFMLPATMILIATGMFLGSGTDFGSILGR
- a CDS encoding CpaF family protein, whose product is MSLRSRIAAPDEGGPAREDGHLVAVYRSKLLEEIDLAEMSSLAAAERRVRLERVLGHIISREGPVLSSAERSQLIRRVVDEALGLGVLEPLLADASITEIMVNGPDSIFVERAGRVEQLPLRFASNEQLMQTIERIVSTVNRRVDESNPMVDARLPTGERVNVIIPPLALTGPTLTIRRFPRAYTLPELIGLGTLDEQMLMLLAAFVRARFNVIVSGGTGSGKTTLLNALSGLIPSHERIITIEDSAELQLQQEHVIRLESRPPNVEGKGQITIRDLVRNSLRMRPDRIIVGEVRGGETLDMLQAMSTGHDGSLATVHSNSAEDALMRLQTLGSMSEVQIPFEALKDQINSAVEVVVQLSRHADGSRKVTEIALLVSHGREQFRIAPVTRFVPRPVGPDRVVRGHFEHLPLPRSIAEKLYVANEPLPPAFGVAEAIDVLNTRQAIG
- a CDS encoding type II secretion system F family protein, with amino-acid sequence MNNNPALLALGATILCGTLAVAGIHSYASGRAQRQALVDRLAGAGPLRTAAGRVRRFAGIDRRVRRTSIGRSIHLRLSATGLDVTAGEFFTYVTAVVVALWLIAAATLAPFFGPIAALLGVWSAAFFLNWQRQKRIEAFIAQLPDVARLLANATAAGLALRTALAMAAEELEAPAGEELAHVADQLTMGRTVEDALAELSERLPSRELIVLVTTLVLANKAGGSVVSSLRNLTQTLEDRKETRREVRTMLSEVNATAFTVPFLGIGSLVLINSSNEGALARVTGSPLGQGLVLLSLGLYAVGFFVIRRLGKIEV
- a CDS encoding TadE/TadG family type IV pilus assembly protein: MRPGLRDLRHRLRDDHGVSILEFTGFLPILLVVGMAAIQLGLIGYGINQAGTGARAAARVASQGGDGAAAGQAAVSGWLNPAVAAPEGPDLTTATVTVQVPAVIPLFNPVTVSRSATMPTDD